Proteins from a genomic interval of Paenibacillus sp. FSL H8-0048:
- a CDS encoding YqzL family protein, translated as MRNFSWKYFAMTGDLDAYLLYREAGDSPEGSGPLPAEEEMAIDEEAQ; from the coding sequence ATGCGGAATTTTTCGTGGAAGTATTTTGCAATGACTGGAGATCTCGATGCGTATTTGCTGTACAGGGAAGCTGGGGATTCGCCCGAGGGCAGCGGACCGCTGCCGGCGGAGGAAGAGATGGCTATCGATGAAGAAGCGCAATAA
- the era gene encoding GTPase Era: MKFKSGFVAIIGRPNVGKSTLMNQVIGQKIAIMSDKPQTTRNKIHGVYTANNSQIVFLDTPGIHKRQSKLGDYMNQTAMSTLHEVEAVLFLVDASEGMGGGDRFIAEQLGSIKTPVILVMNKIDKIEPEALLPMITEYNKLHTFAEIVPISAKMGNNVNTLLEQVQKYLPEGPQYYPDDQITDHPEQFVCAELIREKILHLTREEVPHSIAVAIEDMKVEPNGVVHISAVIFVERDSQKGIIIGKQGAMLKEVGRRARTDIENLLGSKIFLELWVKVKKDWRNQDRVLRDLGFHKE, translated from the coding sequence TCGGCAGACCAAACGTAGGCAAATCAACACTCATGAACCAGGTAATCGGCCAGAAAATTGCCATTATGTCGGACAAGCCGCAGACCACCCGCAATAAGATTCACGGGGTCTATACGGCCAATAACTCACAGATTGTATTCCTGGACACCCCGGGTATCCATAAAAGACAGTCCAAGCTCGGTGATTACATGAATCAGACCGCGATGAGCACGCTGCATGAAGTGGAAGCGGTGTTGTTCCTGGTGGATGCTTCTGAAGGAATGGGCGGCGGAGACCGTTTTATCGCGGAACAGCTTGGAAGCATTAAGACTCCGGTCATTCTCGTCATGAACAAGATTGACAAGATTGAACCGGAAGCGCTGCTGCCGATGATTACGGAGTATAACAAGCTGCACACGTTCGCCGAGATCGTACCGATCTCTGCCAAGATGGGCAATAACGTCAACACGCTGCTGGAGCAGGTGCAGAAATATTTGCCGGAAGGCCCGCAGTATTATCCGGACGACCAAATTACTGATCACCCCGAGCAGTTCGTCTGCGCCGAGCTGATCCGCGAGAAGATTCTGCATCTGACCCGTGAAGAGGTGCCGCATTCCATCGCCGTGGCGATTGAGGATATGAAGGTGGAGCCGAATGGGGTCGTGCATATTTCGGCGGTTATTTTTGTGGAGCGCGATTCCCAGAAGGGGATCATTATCGGCAAGCAGGGAGCGATGCTGAAGGAAGTCGGACGCCGCGCACGGACGGATATTGAGAACCTGCTGGGCTCGAAGATCTTTCTGGAATTATGGGTGAAGGTGAAAAAAGACTGGCGTAACCAGGACCGCGTCCTGCGGGATTTGGGCTTCCATAAAGAATGA